In Portunus trituberculatus isolate SZX2019 chromosome 36, ASM1759143v1, whole genome shotgun sequence, one DNA window encodes the following:
- the LOC123513534 gene encoding uncharacterized protein LOC123513534: protein MAESLALMESVEEGLRRGIRQAQNDGHASARNPGVYDTFEHREDDASDDADRLRGRKVKRASRCSPVALIRYVVSAVRRNRPQETRPLTERSATTTTGCSSQITRFLPRLVWNMASGAAHGVMDAGAWLIEGLKDYAKHGGLYYVPGETLSMRR, encoded by the exons ATGGCGGAGTCTCTCGCCTTGATGGAGTCCGTGGAGGAGGGTCTGCGGAGGGGCATAAGACAAGCGCAGAATGACGGGCACGCCTCGGCCAGGAATCCTGGAGTGTACGACACCTTTGAGCACAGGGAAGATGACGCGAGCGATGATGCAGACCGCTTGCGGGGCCGGAAGGTAAAGAGGGCATCAAGGTGCTCGCCTGTGGCACTAATCCGCTACGTGGTGAGTGCAGTGCGCCGTAACCGCCCGCAGGAGACGAGGCCGCTGACGGAGAggagcgccaccaccaccactggctgCTCTTCACAGATAACAAGG TTCCTGCCCAGGCTGGTGTGGAACATGGCCTCCGGTGCGGCGCATGGAGTTATGGATGCCGGGGCGTGGCTCATTGAGGGTCTGAAGGACTACGCCAAACATGGGGGTCTGTATTATGTCCCCGGCGAGACTTTGAGTATGAGGCGCTGA